The Nothobranchius furzeri strain GRZ-AD chromosome 6, NfurGRZ-RIMD1, whole genome shotgun sequence genome includes a region encoding these proteins:
- the LOC107387151 gene encoding coiled-coil domain-containing protein 106 isoform X2, whose protein sequence is MPPKRVRKASQTRAWVTTFHANEESGTEKATSSQKGILKKDTPSEKDSEDTRSLSSDTTQCSSVSSECSSPLSSDDDKKKKRKTKKRLKKEKGKTSKKIKDKDYQRAQSPNQVVSRYQSLLKLYRKGGTMARAFKRYGVDRNTIVITAPIAELSIAAPRKYAEVLQNYSTQVKLSVFAAHCAFAIAEDPEVKQLVKDYKTNGKLLPFKIK, encoded by the exons ATGCCACCAAAGCGTGTTCGAAAAGCCAGTCAGACCCGTGCCTGGGTCACCACGTTCCATGCCAATGAGGAGTCTGGCACGGAGAAAGCGACGAGCAGTCAAAAAGGCA TTCTCAAAAAGGACACACCCTCTGAAAAGGATTCAGAAGACACAAGAAGTCTTTCTTCAGACACAACACAATGTTCGTCTGTGTCTTCAGAGTGCTCATCACCACTGTCCTCAGATGatgacaagaagaagaagagaaagaccaaaaaaagactgaaaaaggaaaagggaaaaacatcaaaGAAGATTAAGGACAAAGATTATCAGAGGG CCCAATCTCCAAATCAGGTTGTGTCCAGGTACCAATCTCTGCTCAAGCTTTACAGGAAAGGGGGGACAATGGCCCGAGCATTTAAGCGCTACGGAGTGGATCGGAACACCATCGTAATAACCGCTCCCATTGCAGAGCTGTCAATTGCTGCACCGAGAAAGTATGCAGAAGTCTTACAAAACTACAGCACTCAGGTTAAACTCTCTGTGTTTGCAGCACACTGTGCATTTGCAATTGCAGAGGATCCAGAGGTAAAACAGCTGGTTAAAGACTACAAAACCAATGGAAAGCTACTGCCTTTTAAGATAAAGTAA
- the LOC107387151 gene encoding coiled-coil domain-containing protein 106 isoform X1: MPPKRVRKASQTRAWVTTFHANEESGTEKATSSQKGSVSTAPTDLLVEKRSNEIEMLEMKVQWQNEKINELTKERDFLKEQLASVLKKDTPSEKDSEDTRSLSSDTTQCSSVSSECSSPLSSDDDKKKKRKTKKRLKKEKGKTSKKIKDKDYQRAQSPNQVVSRYQSLLKLYRKGGTMARAFKRYGVDRNTIVITAPIAELSIAAPRKYAEVLQNYSTQVKLSVFAAHCAFAIAEDPEVKQLVKDYKTNGKLLPFKIK, encoded by the exons ATGCCACCAAAGCGTGTTCGAAAAGCCAGTCAGACCCGTGCCTGGGTCACCACGTTCCATGCCAATGAGGAGTCTGGCACGGAGAAAGCGACGAGCAGTCAAAAAGGCA GTGTTTCAACAGCCCCAACTGATTTGTTggttgaaaaaaggtccaatgaaATTGAAATGCTGGAGATGAAGGTGCAATggcaaaatgaaaaaatcaatgaGCTGACAAAGGAACGAGACTTTCTGAAAGAACAGTTGGCATCAG TTCTCAAAAAGGACACACCCTCTGAAAAGGATTCAGAAGACACAAGAAGTCTTTCTTCAGACACAACACAATGTTCGTCTGTGTCTTCAGAGTGCTCATCACCACTGTCCTCAGATGatgacaagaagaagaagagaaagaccaaaaaaagactgaaaaaggaaaagggaaaaacatcaaaGAAGATTAAGGACAAAGATTATCAGAGGG CCCAATCTCCAAATCAGGTTGTGTCCAGGTACCAATCTCTGCTCAAGCTTTACAGGAAAGGGGGGACAATGGCCCGAGCATTTAAGCGCTACGGAGTGGATCGGAACACCATCGTAATAACCGCTCCCATTGCAGAGCTGTCAATTGCTGCACCGAGAAAGTATGCAGAAGTCTTACAAAACTACAGCACTCAGGTTAAACTCTCTGTGTTTGCAGCACACTGTGCATTTGCAATTGCAGAGGATCCAGAGGTAAAACAGCTGGTTAAAGACTACAAAACCAATGGAAAGCTACTGCCTTTTAAGATAAAGTAA